Proteins found in one Aspergillus chevalieri M1 DNA, chromosome 2, nearly complete sequence genomic segment:
- a CDS encoding uncharacterized protein (SECRETED:SignalP(1-23)), which produces MRFNIPALLTSLAAGLLINQAGAAPIQDIQNTDLRNSSSSLPLYNFDLPYDKALQDGLVKRKPPSNNDQLSWSDAILTGKRNIAKLENPGTSTNYANYKTHYHEGGGRHATKELQFGSDNGYWPPAVLDLLGLTKEDKYQSVSIFSNDQIKKHNLQRPVAQNGYIPSHGLILAKSNFKNQDHNEVKNQLPPAEIMLQVWDELAGNKKDDLHWIVRSNIVNEGTKSIIDEAYQRLGKSDKQMVKVTQAEHLEVFQALSGTPNCKGIYPTFANHGNTQGKEVTALWIYKEPGQYFIAMEMENSSC; this is translated from the exons ATGCGTTTCAACATCCCAGCCCTCCTGACCAGCTTGGCTGCTGGCCTCCTCATAAACCAGGCTGGTGCTGCTCCTATTCAAGATATTCAGAATACGGATCTCAGGAATT CGAGTTCCAGCCTACCCTTGTACAACTTTGATCTTCCCTATGATAAGGCGCTGCAAGACGGACTCGTCAAACGCAAGCCACCATCCAACAACGACCAACTCTCCTGGAGCGATGCTATATTGACTGGTAAACGCAATATAGCGAAACTGGAAAACCCTGGGACATCTACCAATTATGCCAACTACAAAACCCATTACCATGAAGGTGGTGGCAGACATGCGACGAAGGAGCTCCAGTTTGGCTCAGATAATGGATACTGGCCTCCTGCAGTCCTGGATCTCCTTGGACTCACAAAAGAGGATAAATACCAATCAGTATCGATATTCTCCAATGACCAGATCAAGAAGCACAACCTTCAACGTCCAGTGGCACAGAACGGTTATATTCCAAGTCACGGCCTCATCCTTGCAAAGTCTAACTTCAAGAATCAGGACCATAACGAGGTAAAAAACCAACTTCCACCAGCTGAAATCATGCTGCAAGTATGGGATGAATTAGCTGGTAACAAAAAGGATGATCTCCATTGGATTGTTCGCTCCAATATTGTAAATGAAGGGACCAAATCGATAATCGACGAAGCATACCAAAGGCTTGGCAAGAGtgacaagcaaatggtcaaggTCACCCAAGCGGAACACCTTGAGGTATTTCAGGCATTGTCAGGAACTCCAAACTGCAAGGGTATTTATCCCACATTTGCCAATCATGGCAACACACAGGGCAAGGAAGTGACGGCCCTCTGGATATACAAGGAACCAGGTCAATATTTTATCGCCATGGAGATGGAAAATAGTAGCTGTTAA
- a CDS encoding uncharacterized protein (COG:S;~EggNog:ENOG410PMHA;~InterPro:IPR003378;~SECRETED:SignalP(1-28);~go_component: GO:0016020 - membrane [Evidence IEA];~go_function: GO:0016757 - transferase activity, transferring glycosyl groups [Evidence IEA]), whose amino-acid sequence MFSAMLRRWKATTLIYAVLLLIVGTAFFQELCKDNSFNPSSTLNENAVATDADDTAADDTAAAEDESDFWEWETTTRFSARKKDMKEEDQICDSFPSHMLSQVQVILKIGASEPADRVDTQITTVTRCISNLLIVSDMESELHGHRVHDVLADLPESVWSNEADLEAYEALKQGRVKSVNNQQGWNLDRMKFLPMLERAYDVNPTAKWYVFLESDTYYVWDNLFRLLDQFDPTVPLYFGSPSPGKPDEGETTWFAYGGSGYIISAAALQKLVHRETGPFGEYIQPSLSAQYADLIRGTDCGDTVVGWALYQKGINLSGAFPMFNPHALHSVPFDEMHWCRPVISMHKTKLADMKGLMKWENERDRRYPLLYAELFNYTGMGTFDKRPDWDNADWGGWQEPPESPSHTSLKACGAACHDNADCLSYTYSSTRHCFFIRTMRLGDKRPLNLEERQTAGWDLQKMQNWIANHQCEKAQWVKPSLSRIF is encoded by the exons ATGTTCAGCGCCATGCTTCGGAGGTGGAAAGCAACTACTCTGATATATGCCGTCCTGCTTTTGATCGTGGGCACGGCGTTCTTTCAGGAACTGTGCAAGGATAATTCATTCAACCCGTCCTCTACATTGAATGAAAATGCCGTCGCCACCGACGCCGACGACACCGCCGCCGACGACACTGCCGCCGCTGAAGACGAATCGGACTTCTGGGAATGGGAGACCACGACCCGGTTCTCTGCCAGGAAGAAGGACATgaaagaagaagatcaaATTTGCGATTCATTCCCTTCCCACATGCTATCGCAAGTTCAAGTCATTTTGAAAATCGGTGCATCTGAACCGGCCGATCGTGTAGATACCCAGATAACTACGGTCACCCGCTGCATTTCGAACCTCCTAATTGTCTCTGATATGGAATCTGAGCTCCACGGACATCGCGTTCATGACGTCCTCGCAGACCTACCGGAATCAGTTTGGTCTAATGAAGCCGATCTGGAAGCCTACGAAGCACTGAAACAAGGCAGAGTAAAGTCTGTCAACAACCAGCAGGGCTGGAACCTCGATCGCATGAAGTTTCTGCCCATGCTGGAAAGAGCATATGATGTCAATCCGACGGCCAAATGGTACGTGTTTCTAGAATCGGACACTTACTATGTCTGGGACAACCTTTTCCGGTTGTTGGATCAATTTGACCCGACAGTTCCATTGTATTTCGGTTCCCCATCGCCGGGGAAACCAGATGAGGGCGAGACTACGTGGTTCGCATATGGAGGCTCTGGATACATTATCTCGGCCGCTGCGCTTCAAAAGCTCGTTCATCGAGAAACGGGCCCTTTTGGAGAATACATTCAGCCGTCGCTGAGTGCGCAATATGCGGACCTGATCAGGGGCACTGACTGCGGCGACACGGTGGTTGGTTGGGCATTGTATCAGAAGGGTATCAACTTATCCGGCGCATTCCCCATGTTCAACCCACATGCGCTTCATAGCGTACCATTCGACGAGATGCACTGGTGCCGCCCAGTAATTAGCATGCATAAGACGAAGTTGGCGGACATGAAAGGGCTGATGAAATGGGAAAATGAACGGGATCGGAGG TATCCCCTGTTGTACGCCGAACTTTTCAACTATACCGGAATGGGAACATTCGACAAACGACCCGACTGGGACAACGCAGATTGGGGCGGATGGCAAGAACCCCCTGAGTCACCATCCCACACTTCACTCAAGGCCTGCGGTGCAGCTTGTCATGACAATGCAGACTGTCTCTCGTACACATACAGTTCAACGAGACACTGTTTCTTTATCAGAACCATGCGGCTGGGAGACAAGAGGCCACTAAACCTTGAGGAACGACAAACAGCTGGATGGGACCTGCAGAAGATGCAAAATTGGATTGCAAACCACCAGTGTGAAAAAGCGCAGTGGGTGAAACCGAGCCTCAGTCGGATCTTTTAG
- a CDS encoding uncharacterized protein (COG:S;~EggNog:ENOG410PMTT;~InterPro:IPR015915,IPR011043;~PFAM:PF13854;~SECRETED:SignalP(1-18);~TransMembrane:1 (n2-13c18/19o485-509i);~go_function: GO:0005515 - protein binding [Evidence IEA]) — MLIGILLYLSLWTALGLAQKYCTREFNSAVINNQTLYIDGGEVRNIYSNQSIIAEAARDLLAIDLSKPFTNYDKDLFTTIKKPFNASKPAQYPPVMNEGATFSDGSNLYFYGGYISGHLEPNIVPPLATWRYDIENDEWTSDGFKGYPVKRLSEGVTAQSNVNRKAYYLGGLLDPGGDPDVYGTDGAGPYPDSGMVVLDQETLTWSNLSTQSMNHFGTIADGYMNLIENFGDEGILLAFGGSTRPVAQPMDLLAASVMNLNYRNSMENISVYDIANDEWYTQQSTGDIPRWRMSGCSVVAPAQDLSSFSIYVFGGSSNDTESSDGNVYVLSIPSFQWIQLEGSNALRIKHKCQLAGQHTMLVVGGTVPVDGNEYEPLQANCDSDIFENGIGIFDLNKHQWKTNYDADDDKYTIHSSISDVIGGGKTGGATATEPKKGWNSTDLANVFKNKHVVSSGDQTSNGTTSSTPSASPSNTDSNSISKGGIAGATIGAVAGAAAIGGLAFFLVAYKGRRNAKEDSATDEPLKKKPSWAELHGQDRPFELAATGTGAAVAEMPDDPTREEQQQQQRQELPADTNWLPEMDGSQTRN, encoded by the exons ATGCTTATTGGCATTCTGCTATATCTGTCCCTGTGGACAGCTTTGGGGTTGGCTCAGAAATATTGCACTCGCGAATTCAATTCAG CTGTCATCAATAACCAAACCCTCTATATCGACGGTGGTGAAGTGAGGAATATTTACTCGAATCAGAGCATCATAGCAGAAGCAG CCCGCGATCTCCTAGCAATTGATCTCTCCAAGCCATTCACGAATTATGACAAGGACTTGTTCACCACCATCAAAAAACCCTTCAATGCATCGAAACCAGCTCAGTACCCACCTGTGATGAATGAGGGCGCAACCTTTTCGGATGGGTCCAATCTATACTTCTACGGTGGCTACATTAGTGGCCACCTCGAGCCAAACATAGTTCCACCGCTGGCAACCTGGAGGTATGACATTGAAAATGACGAATGGACGTCGGATGGGTTCAAGGGCTACCCTGTCAAGCGACTAAGCGAAGGAGTCACAGCTCAATCCAACGTCAATCGAAAGGCATATTATCTGGGCGGTTTATTGGACCCCGGTGGTGATCCCGATGTCTATGGCACTGACGGAGCAGGACCTTATCCTGACTCTGGGATGGTTGTGCTTGATCAAGAGACTCTCACATGGTCCAACCTGTCCACCCAAAGCATGAACCACTTCGGAACGATCGCCGACGGATACATGAATCTGATTGAGAACTTTGGCGATGAGGGAATATTGCTTGCTTTCGGTGGTAGCACACGACCTGTGGCACAGCCCATGGATCTTTTGGCCGCCTCTGTGATGAACTTGAATTATCGA AATTCGATGGAGAATATCTCCGTGTATGATATTGCCAACGATGAGTGGTACACTCAGCAAAGCACGGGAGATATCCCCCGTTGGCGAATGTCTGGATGTAGTGTCGTTGCTCCCGCACAGGACCTCTCATCTTTCTCCAT ATACGTCTTTGGTGGTTCGTCCAACGACACTGAATCATCTGATGGGAATGTGTACGTCCTTTCCATACCTTCCTTCCAATGGATCCAGCTTGAAGGGAGCAATGCTCTCCGAATCAAACATAAGTGTCAACTTGCAGGGCAACATACCATGCTAGTAGTGGGAGGCACAGTCCCAGTGGATGGCAACGAATATGAACCGTTGCAAGCCAATTGCGACAGTGACATTTTCGAGAATGGCATCGGTATATTTGACCTCAACAAGCATCAATGGAAAACCAATTACGATGCCGATGACGACAAGTACACCATTCATTCCAGTATTTCCGATGTTATCGGTGGAGG AAAAACCGGCGGTGCCACCGCGACAGAACccaaaaaaggatggaacAGCACCGATCTGGCCAACGTGTTTAAAAACAAGCACGTGGTTTCGTCTGGCGATCAAACATCCAACGGCACAACCTCATCCACCCCCAGCGCATCCCCGTCCAACACGGACTCTAACTCTATTTCAAAAGGTGGCATTGCGGGCGCTACCATTGGTGCAGTGGCTGGTGCTGCCGCTATTGGAGGGCTTGCGTTCTTCCTGGTCGCTTATAAGGGACGCCGCAATGCGAAAGAAGATTCCGCCACTGATGAGCCTCTCAAAAAGAAGCCGAGTTGGGCTGAGCTTCATGGTCAAGACAGGCCTTTCGAATTGGCGGCGACTGGGACGGGTGCTGCTGTCGCTGAGATGCCGGATGATCCGACTCGCgaagaacagcagcaacagcagcgcCAGGAACTTCCGGCGGATACAAATTGGTTGCCAGAGATGGATGGCTCGCAGACTAGGAATTAA
- a CDS encoding uncharacterized protein (CAZy:GT90;~COG:S;~EggNog:ENOG410PGM0;~InterPro:IPR006598;~TransMembrane:1 (i12-32o)), whose amino-acid sequence MRLRSLSSFNLRWFVLAVTATLFFAFSLLRLYSNRSLYYHNASNDALLSEEPYEIDERENHPINDLIINANVQWRSLLKKETHTLAAAADQYRSRRGRHPPPGFAEWFKFAKSRNAIVVEDFFDQIHHDLNPFWGFEPREVRRRARGYEPRIEVRNHKAKLVGDGVWTDTWLDLVKTLEIYLPDLDMPINHMDESRMVVPWGAVNSFINKEQASRGLTETDKTVSEYMRLEKEVDEERFEPRFLGPVDSSVWEMTCLGCAPDTPSRNSFIPQINFANPPLEMDNYLRLGYKGYVKNWTQTMDPCLRPELQALHGTFIEPVSVSTTHDAFPLFGGSKLTMNNEILIPPAMYWADNKLYNGGENEHGGNNWDMKKDSFLWRGSATGGRNKEENWTGFQRHRLLSMLNRTSVEAAQQTRHFANFILPDYNYYNLTTGKEGNLPALLENHTDIGFVHLLCFPGDGDPHCPYTDPYFTVTPGMPMKEQYNYKYLLDLDGNSFSGRYRSFLRSTSLPIKSTIYKEWHDSRILPWAHFIPIDPTFMDIYGIMEYLFGDGKERKGHDSMARKMAFDGKAWAERVLRREDMQIYVYRLLLEYGRLSDDRRDILGYVQDHFDEESGSQNTLIS is encoded by the coding sequence ATGCGTCTTCGGTCGCTCTCATCGTTTAATTTGCGTTGGTTTGTTTTGGCTGTGACTGCCACCCTTTTCTTTGCCTttagcttgctccggttatATTCCAACCGCAGTCTTTACTACCACAATGCCAGCAACGATGCCCTGCTATCAGAGGAACCCTACGAGATAGATGAACGAGAGAATCACCCTATCAACGATCTAATTATTAACGCAAATGTGCAATGGCGTTCTCTCctcaaaaaagaaacgcACACGCTGGCGGCTGCTGCAGATCAGTATCGTTCACGGCGTGGACGCCATCCTCCCCCAGGATTTGCAGAATGGTTTAAGTTCGCCAAGTCCCGGAATGCGATTGTTGTGGAGGATTTCTTCGATCAAATTCATCATGATTTGAACCCGTTCTGGGGGTTTGAGCCCCGCGAAGTGCGTCGACGGGCAAGAGGATATGAACCGCGCATCGAGGTTCGCAATCACAAAGCTAAGCTCGTGGGAGATGGAGTCTGGACAGACACATGGCTCGACTTGGTGAAAACACTGGAGATATACCTTCCAGACCTTGACATGCCTATTAATCACATGGATGAATCTCGAATGGTGGTTCCGTGGGGAGCGGTTAATTCGTTCATCAACAAGGAGCAAGCTAGTCGCGGACTGACTGAGACAGACAAGACCGTCAGTGAATATATGCGTCTCGAGAAGGAAGTGGATGAGGAACGCTTTGAGCCGCGCTTTCTTGGTCCTGTTGACTCTAGTGTCTGGGAGATGACTTGCCTTGGCTGCGCCCCCGACACTCCATCGCGCAACAGTTTTATCCCCCAAATCAACTTTGCGAACCCGCCGCTGGAGATGGACAACTATCTTCGCTTGGGATACAAGGgctatgtgaagaactggaCACAGACAATGGATCCATGCCTCCGGCCCGAGCTTCAGGCTCTCCACGGGACCTTCATTGAGCCTGTGTCCGTTTCAACAACACATGATGCGTTCCCGCTCTTTGGAGGGTCCAAACTCACGATGAACAACGAGATCCTAATCCCACCGGCAATGTACTGGGCCGACAATAAGTTGTACAACGGAGGCGAAAATGAACACGGTGGTAACAACTGGGACATGAAAAAGGACTCTTTCCTCTGGCGCGGTTCCGCCACAGGTGGCCGCAACAAAGAGGAGAATTGGACTGGCTTCCAGCGTCATCGTCTGCTTTCCATGTTAAACCGAACCTCTGTAGAAGCTGCTCAACAAACGCGTCATTTCGCCAATTTTATCCTTCCTGACTACAATTACTACAACCTCACTACTGGAAAGGAAGGAAACCTCCCCGCGTTGCTCGAAAATCACACAGATATCGGCTTCGTCCACCTCCTTTGCTTCCCTGGTGATGGTGACCCGCACTGTCCCTACACAGACCCATACTTCACTGTCACTCCTGGAATGCCCATGAAGGAACAATACAACTATAAATACTTACTCGATCTGGATGGTAACTCCTTCAGCGGCCGCTACCGCAGCTTCCTCCGCTCTACCTCCCTACCCATCAAAAGCACCATCTACAAAGAGTGGCACGATTCCCGCATACTCCCCTGGGCGCATTTCATCCCCATCGATCCCACATTTATGGATATCTACGGCATCATGGAGTACTTATTCGGTGACGGGAAAGAACGTAAAGGCCATGATTCCATGGCACGCAAAATGGCCTTCGACGGCAAGGCATGGGCTGAGAGGGTTCTTAGACGTGAAGACATGCAGATCTACGTTTATCGATTGCTTTTGGAATATGGGCGACTTAGCGATGATCGTCGTGATATTCTTGGATATGTTCAGGACCATTTTGATGAGGAGTCAGGGTCTCAAAATACCCTGATATCTTGA